aaccccaccccctactcgtctcgaaagatgtactaggttctttaaagtgcacacgagctagatgtgtacactggacctacggtttatagtccttatccgagaagactcgttctaccaccagaaccatgaagtgagtgagcctcgaacccatgccgatgttatggctacgtaattacggttccactgtcttaaccgcttggccactcactcactcactggtactaggtcagaattgaaccctggATTATAACCATGTTAACTACCAAGCTCCACTATAAACATAGGAATTAGGATAACATATATCATGCTTAGAGACTAAGTCTAAGTTAGGGAATGAAATAGTTATATTTATGAGAACCGTGGTACTTGGtgaggattgaaccctggaccatAATTATGTTATCTACTAAGCTCCACTATAAACATTGGAATTCAGTTGTCATTTCTTAAGCACACTGTTTGTTTTTAAAAGGTTAAGTCTTTCCTTCTTTTTTTAGAGAATAGACCGGGATGGTTTCTATGTGGAACCAACCATTATGAGTGGTTTAAAGCATGATGCCGATATTGTACACACAGAAACCTTTGCACCAATTCTTTACATTCTAAAAACCAAAAGTTTAGAAGAAGCTATATCCTGGAATAATGAAGTTAAACAAGGACTGTCAAGTAGTCTCTTCACCCAGAACCTAGAAAGAATCTTCCAGTGGATGGGGTAAGAAGCCTAACCATTTTCTTCATTATGAGCATAAGGCTAcacaaattttaataatttctctTGCCAAAAATGTCAACAATTACTCTATTATTCTATTCAAAATATGGATCAACCCGGGTTGCTGCAACactttttgtaatatttcacAGACCACATGGTTCCGATTGCGGGGTTGTTAATGTAAACATCCCGACTAGTGGAGCTGAGATTGGTGGTGCTTTTGGAGGTGAGAAGCATACTGGAGGTGGCCGTGAGTCTGGTAGTGATGCATGGAAACAGTACATGAGAAGATCAacatggtaaaaaaaaaacatatttgtcttcagactgtaaatataatatataataacaatataagtTGATGGCTTGGATGTTTATAGTAATGTCAGTTGATtgataggtgatcatttttaatattcaaagtttaataatatttaaaaccaTGACAGCCTAATCAACAGTATCTGCCATTTGAAGTGAGTTATTACAAACACCGTCtgacataaaatatatataaacatcacaggcacagaataaattctaaaccacccagtgatatactgaaatttaattaattaatttgaatcgataaagataaggaaatctgtgagaatgagaaaaagtcgccccaaccgagactcgaacctggaaccttctgcttgatatgcagacgTCCTTTCATGGTATTGGATActgactctttaacattctctcCATGGTACGGCGGAATATATATTCTCTTATTTCTCTCTTAtttccaaaatataaaaatactgaCCAACTTTACATCTTGTGCAATTTTAAAAGACGCTCAGGGAACTTATGAAGAGTAAAAATTACCTAATATAATTTGGCTACCCACTTTTGCACATTTTCAATACTCCTATAACATACATATTTTGTAATGTTGTATTGTTTAGCTagcaatacaaatattattataatagtagtataatttttataaaggtGGCATTATACCacttttgaaaaaatccctgttcTAGTACAgcaaaattttctaaaaatgcctaaatttatctaaattatttaatcctaaATTAGATGGTTATACTCAAGCATAAGATTGTTCTccatttatacagtatatttaataatatttatatctttacaaaattattaatatgcatattaatttatacaatgTTTGCTCacttatttttttgttcatttttagcACAATCAACTATAGTAAGGAACTGCCGCTAGCACAGGGAATCAAGTTTGAGTGATGTAAAAAGATATTGCAATAGACTATAGTAAACTGAAAGGCTGTCTCAACTCAACTGATCAGTTACATGCACTGAAATTAActgataaaaacaattttacagtCACCAGCAGTGGAGCAAAGTTTATTTCTGTTTGCAGTTCAACTTTAAAAGTAAATCATTAAAATGAATGTCACaattttaattgtgtaatttaaGTAAACAGTACTCGATTTAACTAGAAATcatgaaatatattaatttacaattatattaaacTGATCATGACAGTTTTATTCTACTGATAATCCAGTAAGATATCTCATACTGTACTTAACGTAAAATAAAGTGACTATACTATGTATAAGCTTTATAGAATGCTAAATAATCCTCTGTACGATAGAGATATGGTAATCCTAAATAATCCTCTGTATGATAGagattatgataatattctGTATGATAGAGATTATGATAATCCTAAATAATCTGTATGATAGAGATTATGATAATCCTAAATAATCTTGAAtgaaaaattatgaaatatgataataatagtgTCAAACGAAACCAATTCAATTCATTGGACATGcctttaaatatgtttaaatttagttcGATTTGCTGACTTACTGAAATATTGTGATCTTGGATTTCCAGGGTAAATTAGCACAAGAGGTACACTaacttttctatttaaaaaaaacaaaaccaaaaaaattatccagtattataaattattggGGAATTCTTGAAGAATGCTTGACTGAAATAAAAGGTTTATAAACTATGTTTCTCtatctttttcattttataataagTTGTTTGtttactatattttgtttattaatattgttgaaAGGTTTGCATAATTAATAAGCACAGATGTGCAGGTAAATTTAGGTTTGCGGTACTTGCCTAGCATTTTCCAGAAGACGGTTTGTGCAATATCAACCGAAACAACATTCTCAACTATATTATTCCTTTTGGAAACacatggtgtactgcaaacgcaaacttatatatttttttaaaactacaataCTACATTGAAATCTGGTATAGTAGACTTCGATGGCTTGGTATGACTACAAGAAGAAGCAATAACTAGTTTTTCATTGGTTGAAGTTTTTTACTTTTCTCGCCCACTGAAAAAGAAATACATCTGATTGGTCGTTGTTTTGGCAACGTGCTGATGAAGGCTAGGTATGGTTTGGGACTTTGCAAAAGTAAGCAAACAAAAATACAGTTTAGGTTGAATAACCTATTAGAACCATTGACGAACTATGCTGTATGTGGAGGGCGGATAATCTACATTATCTGGGCTCTGTAAGTTTGGGAAATTGTTTTCACTGGAAATGTATAAGCTTGCTTTATATATCAATGCATGGATAATCACAGCTATTCATTTTCTAGCAACTTAGGTGGTTTGAAATGACATCATCGACAATACATTGTTAACAAAAGCTTCTGTATTACGCATAATAGAAATCAATACGATTATTTGTTGAATCTTCAGTGAACCGAAAATTCGGTGACCTACGAACGTGAAAAGGCTACAGAACATGTTTACTAACAGACGATCAACTACACGACTGAGCAACCTAGGCCTATAACGAGATTAAAAGGTATGATTTACAAACTATATCACTGATTTGCGTTCACATTGTTACTGATATGCTTGTCAATTTGTCAAGCAACACCATGGTTACCCGTGTAAACTGTATTAATGCTATACTTATTGTCTGTGAATACAATACGTTTTATTGTGTACGATCCGTAtacatgttattgttatgaAGCCTATCTTTAACGTTAGCAAGCATACAAACAGGACATTCTGTTTTTATAATATTCGATGCTCATTAAAATAaccctaaaaataaatataaatgtgttcagtattaggcctactgtattagcATTTAgttatgattataatttacTATTCAGGATCCCGATTGATTGTATACTAAATGCGAGCCTTCTTCTGTAGGAAACGCATAAACATGTTGATAATTTCTGTagtaattgaataaaataattataataattatatgagCGTAATATATGAATACATTCAGCTTGCTTAGAAAGTCAATTGATAGCGTATATTCTGCGACATATTGTATTAAGcacgtcattaaaaaataatggcatttttaatacaaacaaaaaaatgctGTGCCATCTCTCATATTTTGATGTATGGCCTACTATTACGATATAACAGAATTATTAATTTAGTTGCCAAACCAAGAAAAAATGTCTCCATGTAGAAACCTATTcaactaaaaaaacaattgtttacTAGGCCTAATAACTTTGTTGACTAAGTTACCGTAGGATcttactattattactattgatTTTTAGGGTGAACTCAGCACGTGTAATGAAATAATGATTGATGATTCAACACTacttaaaaataatgttttgatttaCCAACTTCGCTTTGAAAATCTCGCTAACCAATATCGAACGCCGAATTCATAGGCCTAATTCGTCAGTTACACCACGCAGTATGTTACAATTAAAAGGCCtacctaaaaataaaaatcatgcCAGAAGTATCTTTCTGTTTTTCAAATCACACTGCGTTTGCctttattaaagttaaaatacaTCTTTTCAATAGCTGAATTGTTTACATGTTTATAGGCGTGGAAATAAAAGATCTAATGAACATTTCCTGAAGCTGAATTATTGAAAAGCTCTCTACTTTAATCTCAACTTCACTCTAATCGGAACTTCTACTATTTTTTCGCGGAATAATGTTTTTATCCATGTTTTAATGTAACTGCATAGTTGACTTGTTACTTTATCAATGGAAATGCAATTTACCCAAAACACTCAATACGATTTCAATCTCAAAatctgtaaattaaaaaaaaaatttagcaAGAGGTTGTTCGAACTTCTAAAATACCGTAAATGTCGGTCTAATAACACCTCTATAATAAATCAATACAACGTAATTGAATAAGTATATTACATTTAGTAActgtttaaatttacatttaatgaaCAATGTAGGAGTCTTTTGATGCACCTGTGTTTTTCTACATCAATACACAATTAGAAAAAAGGgaagtttacaatttcaaaatcaatcaattcaaaCAAAATCGATGTGGTTCATTAATAGTTACTCAAGCTAATGTTCCCCCCTTGATACTTATTTAAGGTAGGTATGTTCAGTCCATGTGTAAAACTGCAATCGTATAGGACAAAACACATGAGCTAAGCAAATTTACCGAAGAAACGGCCGTATTTATTGCAGTTGACATAGATGTGACTATGGTATGATAAGAACAATGTTACGtcaattaggcctattgttgGATTAAGTCGAGCctgtttgatttattattaaaagctATTGTTGCAGATGTTCTCAGATCTTTTAATTTAGTCACAAGTGGACAGACCACTTAGACCATCCTACACCCGATAATCCCTCTTGTGTTTAATACTGTTAAGGCCTatataatgacattttataACGTTCTTTGTGCAGGTCATACTGTGATGTGTTCAGCTAGCAGAAATGGCAAGATCCAATAGTCTTTCACCAAGCCGGAATACCAAACGTCAATCGCCAGTCTACAATGAAAATGACTCTCCCTATATATTTTCTGAGGAGAATCATGCCTCAAAACTTATCCAAAGTCTTCAAGAACTGCGAAAGACCGGGCGGTTTACAGACCTTATTCTCAGCGTTGGTAAGCAAGAGTTCCGCTGTCATCGATGTGTTCTTATATCAATGAGCAAATATTTTGAAACAATGTTCACTAGCGATATGAAAGAAAGTAAAGAAGAACGGGTGCAGATACAAGGTGCTACTTGTAAAAGTTTAGAACTTattttagattttgcatatacTGGATCAGTTGAAATTACTCGTGAAAATGTCCAATGCCTTCTCGAAGCTTCCGATTTCTTCCAAGTGCTACCGGTACGAAACGCCTGCATTGGCTTCTTATCAAGAAACATTACCCCCGAAAACTGTTTAGATCTGTACGTATTTTCTGAAAGACTTGCTTGTTCAAATCTGGCTGATGATGCCTGGAGGTTTGCGCTTGATAACTTTAACGAGGTGTGTAAAAAACACGAACCGTTGGAACAGACTTATGATACAATCATCAAGTATATCAGCTCAGATGATTTGATAGTTGAAAGTGAAGAACTTGTGTTTGAACTTATCATACGATGGATTAAATTTGATAAAACAAAACGAGATACTTACTTGTCGAAACTTCTAGAACAGCTAAGGTTGCACCTTCTTCCTGCAAAGTACATCGGGAATACAATCCTAGCAGAAGAAATCGTAACTCGTTCCGATGTTTTCGCAGATTTTACCAAGATTTCACAGCAACGTGCGCTTAGTGACCAGATGATGTTAACAAGGCATGAATACCGAAATACACGTTCGAGAAGGGTTGTTGTCGCTGTTGGAGGTGTAGGTCCAGCGaatatgaaaatgaaagaaTTGAAGTTTTTTGACCCAGTGGAACGAAAGTGGGCAACTCTTACTGAGCTGCCAAAATCAGGAAAGGCGGCATGTAGTGCTGTGGCTTTGGGAAACGATATTTATGTAACAGGCATGCAAGGGACGACTGCTCTATATATGGTATGTGTTAAACGACACAATCTTTCTAGATGATCGAAAttatacataattgttattgGCGTTCGAACAAACATGAGATATTATTAATAAGACCACTATGACAGTTTAAAATAATAGACCTGTCAACAACATTCACCGAATTGAATTGGAAATGGTTACGACAATGAAGTCCAATGTATCAATGCAtaattttcagtattttattacatattaaattaattgttttatttctgtATAGATTCGACGGAACAAATGGTTTGAATCGTCTGCTATGATCCAGTCTCGACAACGACATGCATCGGTAGCATTAGGGAACTATGTGTACGTCATCGGAGGATACGATGGACGATCAAGACTATCCAGTGTGGAGCGCTTTGATCCCAAGGAAAATAAATGGGAAAAGGTATGTGTTGCGTATGCGCATGCGTTGAAATTACTgttgtataaagctctgtcaaacttcatgtgaccaAAATATGATCTGTCCATAGgcctatatggacatgatgatgtcatatcactgccatattttggcatatcattaccataatGGCCACATCACATAACATAAAGATAccgtagtgtagacagagccttatgTGATGAGTTTTGTTAACTTGTGAATGTTGCTATGTTTATATAAACCCACATGATATTAAGGCATATTCAAATATTCCTTCTTCCCTTTTTGTTGATCCTTCAATGCGTTGTTGAACTCCATTTTAGTTGTTATTCTACTGATAACCATGTGGTGTTTTTAACAGGTTGCACCGTTGACTGAGGCGTTAAGCTCTCCAGCTGCTGTCATTTTCCGAGGAAATATCTACGTACTGGGTGGAGCATTGACAGGGGAGTCTGCATCAAACAAAGTACGACGTTACGACCCCCAACTTAACTCATGGGACGAAGTCGCGCCGTTACCTCATGCTTTATCGGGGATCGCCGCCGTCACTCTAAATGACTACATCTATGTGGTAGGTTGTTTGTCTAGAATTGTACATCGGTATGATCCCAAGACGAACACCTGGAGCCAGGTGGAAAGCATGTACAGTACACGGGCTTTGTGTGCGGCAACTGTCTGTAATGATAAGATATATGTTGTTGGAGGGGAAAGCCAACCAAATTCGCCAATTGACACTGTCGAATGCTATGATCCCGTCCTCAATCGATGGACTCCTTGTCAAAAGTTACCGTATCCTATAAAACTACTTGGTTGTGTGACGGTTACAAAAAGAGTTCACACAATAGCTTCACCAaagtgatttttattttatattggaaTGCCATTACAGTAATTTGAATAATGTAATTAAGTTAATCATTATACCAAAGAGAGCTTGAAACggtaaatgtaggcctactacggtACTTCTTGTAGTGTGTGTACATTTGATTGTTAAGATAGGGTTGTGTGTGATATTTCATGTTGTTTGCGTATTACAATAATCATATATACAGTAAACGACttattaattatgatttattatctaCCATTTATTTCCATCAcataatataaagtattttggcaaagatattatttaattaaacattaattcatttataaatGCCTAATTCAGAGATTAAAGTATAATTCtgatgaaaatataatataataaattacagttttaaaGAAAATAGTAACCAAGGTATAGTGTTCACAGCTATTTAGTTATGAAGGTTTAGTTTCTCGCAACTCTGAACCTTCTGTTTCCATAGCTAATTACTATTGATGGACTATCATAGTAGGCTATacaaaaaagtactatttaatgaTCGTTAAATAGTGCGTGTTATTGTACGCCATGTGACgcacaatcatccaatcaaatgacaggaatttatttaggtgttttatacagtatattaaattcCGATCTGAAAGCATTTTTTTACCCCGCGAATTCTACATGCTAAGATGTTTTTTCAACGATTACTGATTCGCCATACCACGCTGAACACTCTTTATCTTTTCACATTGTTATAAGTTCTACTTGTGTAGATTAATGTGTGGCCTAATTTAGCACCTCTAATAGAGTTCAGTTTAGTTCATGCCTGCTGAGAAAATGACACTaagattataggcctactattccaTAAAATCACAAATCATGagaatagtttaataataatatgaagaaATTTTATCCGCGTGGGTATATCTAAAGGCCTACTTGAAAAACTAATAACAGTCCTGTTGGaagtttttttaaaca
This genomic stretch from Antedon mediterranea chromosome 11, ecAntMedi1.1, whole genome shotgun sequence harbors:
- the LOC140062471 gene encoding kelch-like protein 24 is translated as MARSNSLSPSRNTKRQSPVYNENDSPYIFSEENHASKLIQSLQELRKTGRFTDLILSVGKQEFRCHRCVLISMSKYFETMFTSDMKESKEERVQIQGATCKSLELILDFAYTGSVEITRENVQCLLEASDFFQVLPVRNACIGFLSRNITPENCLDLYVFSERLACSNLADDAWRFALDNFNEVCKKHEPLEQTYDTIIKYISSDDLIVESEELVFELIIRWIKFDKTKRDTYLSKLLEQLRLHLLPAKYIGNTILAEEIVTRSDVFADFTKISQQRALSDQMMLTRHEYRNTRSRRVVVAVGGVGPANMKMKELKFFDPVERKWATLTELPKSGKAACSAVALGNDIYVTGMQGTTALYMIRRNKWFESSAMIQSRQRHASVALGNYVYVIGGYDGRSRLSSVERFDPKENKWEKVAPLTEALSSPAAVIFRGNIYVLGGALTGESASNKVRRYDPQLNSWDEVAPLPHALSGIAAVTLNDYIYVVGCLSRIVHRYDPKTNTWSQVESMYSTRALCAATVCNDKIYVVGGESQPNSPIDTVECYDPVLNRWTPCQKLPYPIKLLGCVTVTKRVHTIASPK